One part of the Glycine max cultivar Williams 82 chromosome 14, Glycine_max_v4.0, whole genome shotgun sequence genome encodes these proteins:
- the MYB75 gene encoding MYB transcription factor MYB75 isoform 2 (isoform 2 is encoded by transcript variant 2), with the protein MIFPRFCTNLKDMELETIYPPCFMPNSNWFVQESHSTEWTREDNKKFESALAIYDNDTPDRWFKVAAMIPGKTVFDVIKQYRELEEDVSEIEAGRVPIPGYLASSFTFELVDNHNYDGCRRRLAPVRGSDQERKKGVPWTEDEHRRFLMGLLKYGKGDWRNISRNFVVTKTPTQVASHAQKYYIRQKVSGGKDKRRPSIHDITTVNLTETSASDKNKPQLFNASPVLAPQQKLNSISKVQLGWTSSHYNDGSFMVFNPNSDALFVSSSPDVTSMALKMQGQDLYDCALHEAYAKVKVPGFSMAPRDFNNEAVFGIHAL; encoded by the exons ATGATTTTTCCAAGGTTTTGTACGAATCTAAAAG ATATGGAATTGGAAACCATCTACCCTCCTTGTTTTATGCCAAATTCAAATTGGTTTGTGCAAGAGAGCCACAGCACAGAGTGGACTAGAGAAGATAACAAGAAGTTTGAAAGTGCCCTTGCTATATATGACAACGACACCCCAGATAGATGGTTCAAGGTGGCAGCTATGATCCCTGGGAAGACTGTGTTTGATGTGATCAAGCAGTATAGGGAACTGGAAGAAGATGTGAGTGAAATCGAAGCCGGGCGTGTTCCAATTCCTGGCTATCTTGCCTCTTCTTTCACCTTTGAGCTGGTTGACAACCACAACTATGATGGATGCAGAAGAAGGCTTGCACCTGTCAGAGGCTCTgatcaagagagaaagaaaggagTCCCATGGACTGAAGATGAACACAG ACGTTTTCTGATGGGACTTTTAAAGTATGGTAAAGGAGACTGGAGAAATATCTCTCGCAATTTTGTGGTCACTAAGACTCCGACACAAGTTGCTAGCCATGCACAAAAGTACTACATAAGGCAAAAGGTTTCTGGAGGGAAAGATAAAAGGAGACCAAGCATTCATGATATAACCACTGTTAATCTTACAGAAACTTCTGCATCAGATAAGAACAAGCCTCAGTTATTTAATGCGTCTCCTGTGCTTGCACCACAGCAGAAGCTGAATAGCATATCAAAGGTACAGCTGGGCTGGACTAGTAGCCACTACAATGATGGATCATTCATGGTTTTCAACCCAAATAGTGATGCCTTGTTTGTGTCATCTTCACCTGATGTCACTTCTATGGCCCTGAAAATGCAAGGGCAAGATCTCTATGACTGTGCTTTACATGAGGCTTATGCCAAGGTAAAAGTTCCAGGTTTCAGCATGGCTCCTAGAGACTTCAATAATGAAGCTGTTTTTGGTATTCATGCACTGTAA
- the MYB75 gene encoding MYB transcription factor MYB75 isoform 1 (isoform 1 is encoded by transcript variant 1) has product MELETIYPPCFMPNSNWFVQESHSTEWTREDNKKFESALAIYDNDTPDRWFKVAAMIPGKTVFDVIKQYRELEEDVSEIEAGRVPIPGYLASSFTFELVDNHNYDGCRRRLAPVRGSDQERKKGVPWTEDEHRRFLMGLLKYGKGDWRNISRNFVVTKTPTQVASHAQKYYIRQKVSGGKDKRRPSIHDITTVNLTETSASDKNKPQLFNASPVLAPQQKLNSISKVQLGWTSSHYNDGSFMVFNPNSDALFVSSSPDVTSMALKMQGQDLYDCALHEAYAKVKVPGFSMAPRDFNNEAVFGIHAL; this is encoded by the exons ATGGAATTGGAAACCATCTACCCTCCTTGTTTTATGCCAAATTCAAATTGGTTTGTGCAAGAGAGCCACAGCACAGAGTGGACTAGAGAAGATAACAAGAAGTTTGAAAGTGCCCTTGCTATATATGACAACGACACCCCAGATAGATGGTTCAAGGTGGCAGCTATGATCCCTGGGAAGACTGTGTTTGATGTGATCAAGCAGTATAGGGAACTGGAAGAAGATGTGAGTGAAATCGAAGCCGGGCGTGTTCCAATTCCTGGCTATCTTGCCTCTTCTTTCACCTTTGAGCTGGTTGACAACCACAACTATGATGGATGCAGAAGAAGGCTTGCACCTGTCAGAGGCTCTgatcaagagagaaagaaaggagTCCCATGGACTGAAGATGAACACAG ACGTTTTCTGATGGGACTTTTAAAGTATGGTAAAGGAGACTGGAGAAATATCTCTCGCAATTTTGTGGTCACTAAGACTCCGACACAAGTTGCTAGCCATGCACAAAAGTACTACATAAGGCAAAAGGTTTCTGGAGGGAAAGATAAAAGGAGACCAAGCATTCATGATATAACCACTGTTAATCTTACAGAAACTTCTGCATCAGATAAGAACAAGCCTCAGTTATTTAATGCGTCTCCTGTGCTTGCACCACAGCAGAAGCTGAATAGCATATCAAAGGTACAGCTGGGCTGGACTAGTAGCCACTACAATGATGGATCATTCATGGTTTTCAACCCAAATAGTGATGCCTTGTTTGTGTCATCTTCACCTGATGTCACTTCTATGGCCCTGAAAATGCAAGGGCAAGATCTCTATGACTGTGCTTTACATGAGGCTTATGCCAAGGTAAAAGTTCCAGGTTTCAGCATGGCTCCTAGAGACTTCAATAATGAAGCTGTTTTTGGTATTCATGCACTGTAA